A stretch of the Sulfurimonas sp. HSL3-1 genome encodes the following:
- the feoB gene encoding ferrous iron transport protein B: protein MPNTVPVCPVTEKHIRIALVGQPNVGKSMLINAISDARLHVGNFSGVTVEKSEVFFDYKDYHFTIVDLPGTYAFTDYSIEERVTHDFLCNEEYDLMINVVDSTNLEKNLQLTAELMTMNKKMVLALNMSDEADREGIRIDYDYLSTLLGLTAVRVSAAAKMGIETLIEAVIATHETSYQEPKLIFSQAVEEEIDIIASYLDEHRFKAAISNRNIAINLLQNEKKTYRTLHDLPLWTELQPLLIEADKHIETHHDTDDVKEVFAEEYAAFIRGVITETVRQTEQPIEKKSLTERVDDLLIHPVLGIPIFLFLMWGLFQLTFEIGNIPMEWIDAFFGWFGETVGATIPNADIRSLVVDGVIAGVGAVVLFTPNIIILFIGIALLESTGYMSRVAFLLDGVFHKFGLHGQSFIPLVTGFGCSIPAYMSARILKNDSDRLLTLFIIGFMSCGARLPVYVLFTGAFFAPSIAGNVLFAIYIAGAMIGLVAAKVLKLTAFRGQDEPFVMEMPKYRLPSVKLIWHTVLTKTLMYLRKAGTFIAGASMLVWFLSSYPHSHEIEAAYSAKIEQAVNTTEASHLTVEADAAQLEQSYLGRIGKAIEPFFTPIGLDWKMAIALQTGLAAKEVVVSTLGVLYAVGEGVTETDKTLISAIRAHIPFASAVAFIVVIMLYLPCLAASVVFTREAGGIKYFIYLFLFTTATAYTLAFVAYHLTLMLTGAEALLPH, encoded by the coding sequence ATGCCTAACACCGTCCCCGTCTGTCCCGTTACCGAAAAACATATCCGCATCGCCCTCGTCGGCCAGCCCAACGTCGGCAAGAGTATGCTGATCAACGCCATCAGCGACGCCCGCCTGCACGTGGGCAATTTCAGCGGGGTCACGGTTGAAAAATCCGAGGTCTTTTTCGACTACAAGGATTACCACTTCACCATCGTGGACCTGCCGGGCACCTACGCTTTTACCGACTACTCCATCGAAGAGCGCGTGACCCACGACTTTTTGTGCAACGAAGAGTATGACCTGATGATCAACGTCGTCGACTCGACGAACCTGGAGAAAAACCTGCAGCTCACCGCCGAGCTGATGACGATGAACAAGAAGATGGTGCTGGCGCTCAATATGAGCGACGAGGCGGACCGGGAGGGGATCCGGATCGACTACGACTACCTCTCGACACTGCTCGGCCTCACCGCGGTACGGGTCTCCGCAGCGGCCAAGATGGGGATCGAGACACTGATCGAAGCGGTGATTGCGACCCATGAGACCTCCTACCAGGAGCCGAAGCTGATCTTCTCCCAGGCCGTGGAAGAGGAGATCGATATCATCGCCTCCTACCTCGACGAGCACCGCTTTAAGGCGGCGATCTCCAACCGCAACATCGCGATCAACCTGCTCCAGAATGAGAAGAAGACCTACCGTACCCTGCATGACCTGCCGCTCTGGACGGAGCTGCAGCCGCTGCTCATTGAAGCGGACAAGCACATCGAGACCCACCATGATACGGATGACGTTAAAGAGGTTTTCGCCGAGGAGTATGCCGCGTTCATCCGGGGGGTTATCACGGAAACGGTCCGCCAGACCGAACAGCCCATCGAGAAGAAGAGCCTCACCGAGCGGGTGGACGACCTCCTTATCCACCCTGTGCTGGGTATCCCGATCTTTCTCTTCCTGATGTGGGGGCTCTTCCAGCTTACTTTCGAGATCGGCAATATCCCGATGGAGTGGATCGACGCCTTCTTCGGCTGGTTCGGTGAAACGGTGGGCGCGACGATCCCCAACGCGGATATCCGCTCCCTTGTCGTCGACGGCGTCATCGCCGGGGTCGGGGCCGTGGTCCTCTTTACCCCGAATATCATCATCCTTTTTATCGGGATCGCCCTGCTCGAATCGACGGGGTATATGTCGCGGGTCGCGTTCCTGCTTGACGGCGTCTTCCACAAATTCGGCCTTCATGGGCAGTCCTTCATTCCGCTGGTGACGGGGTTCGGCTGCTCCATCCCGGCCTATATGTCGGCGCGGATCCTGAAAAACGACAGCGACCGTCTGCTGACGCTCTTTATCATCGGCTTCATGAGCTGCGGCGCACGTCTGCCGGTCTACGTGCTCTTTACGGGGGCCTTCTTCGCGCCAAGCATCGCAGGCAACGTCCTTTTCGCCATCTACATCGCCGGGGCGATGATCGGATTGGTCGCGGCGAAGGTCCTCAAGCTGACAGCCTTCCGCGGCCAGGATGAACCCTTTGTCATGGAGATGCCGAAATACCGCCTGCCGTCGGTCAAGCTTATCTGGCACACGGTGCTGACCAAGACGCTGATGTACCTGCGCAAAGCGGGGACTTTCATCGCCGGGGCATCGATGCTGGTCTGGTTTTTAAGCAGCTACCCCCACTCGCATGAGATCGAGGCGGCTTACAGCGCGAAGATCGAACAGGCCGTCAACACGACCGAAGCGTCCCACCTCACCGTCGAAGCGGATGCGGCCCAGCTCGAACAGAGCTACCTGGGACGCATCGGCAAGGCGATCGAGCCGTTCTTTACCCCGATCGGACTGGACTGGAAAATGGCCATCGCCCTGCAGACGGGACTGGCGGCCAAAGAGGTCGTCGTTTCGACCCTCGGCGTTCTTTACGCCGTCGGCGAAGGGGTGACGGAAACGGACAAGACCCTCATCAGCGCCATCCGCGCGCATATCCCCTTCGCGTCGGCCGTCGCCTTCATCGTCGTGATCATGCTCTACCTCCCCTGCCTTGCGGCTTCGGTCGTCTTTACCCGGGAAGCGGGCGGGATCAAATATTTCATCTATCTTTTCCTCTTTACGACGGCGACGGCCTATACGCTTGCCTTTGTCGCCTACCATCTCACCCTCATGCTGACGGGGGCCGAGGCCCTGCTGCCGCACTAG
- a CDS encoding FeoA family protein, translating into MKLTECMKGCSATIVKLHAQGPLKQRLVSFGVMKGARVELMGFAPAKSTVEIKIGRMRLALRKEEAELIEVTADA; encoded by the coding sequence GTGAAATTGACAGAGTGTATGAAAGGGTGCAGTGCCACCATTGTAAAGCTGCATGCGCAGGGGCCTCTGAAGCAGCGTCTCGTCTCCTTCGGGGTCATGAAAGGGGCCCGGGTGGAGCTGATGGGTTTCGCGCCTGCCAAAAGCACCGTTGAGATCAAGATAGGGCGCATGCGCCTTGCCCTGCGTAAAGAGGAAGCCGAACTGATCGAGGTCACTGCCGATGCCTAA
- the lon gene encoding endopeptidase La: MQLDHYASFPTELPVIFEDGLFLYPFMISPLFLKDDENIAAVTYAIEHDSLVIVCPTKEGQEGERTLESIHDAGVIGSIMRKVSLPDGRVKVLFQGLARGKAMEARGEDPLRVLVDTIDPKPVNEIKMDAILEVVREKVRALSQVSNFFPPDLLRTIEETQEYNRIADLICSTVKLPKQRAYEMFVEADTEQRLLLLIDYLIEEIEASKLQREIRTKVNTKMEQINKEYFLKEQLKEIQQELGVDNQREEEIAEYRKQLEAMKEHMGEDAYKEISKQLDRYARLHPDSADAGMIQGYLEWVLEIPFGKLAKKALKIENVESQLDADHFSLEKPKKRISEFFAVKELMELRGKSAQKGGSAILCFAGPPGVGKTSLANSIATALKRPLVRIALGGLEDVNELRGHRRTYIGAMPGRVVQGIIDAKKMNPVVVLDEIDKVGMSHRGDPTAALLEILDPEQNSHFRDYFVNFDLDLSQVIFIATANDVGRIPAPLRDRMEFIGVSSYTPQEKFEIAKRYLLPQELKKHGLKKQEVTVSAPAMKELIHSYTREAGVRNLRRRIADIARKSAKMILEDPTLGKVSVTVKNLKEFMDKTVFEIEKTDNVNRVGVVNGLAWTAVGGDVLKIETIRIKGKGQMQLTGSLGEVMKESARIAMSVVKTQIDNGKVKVDHAIIPRTFKEQEEQTTLDASEVYKRYDLHIHVPDGATPKDGPSAGIAMSTAIASILSNKPVRAGIAMTGEVSLSGNVLPIGGLKEKLIAAHKAGMHTAIIPKKNYERDLDEIPDEVKEVVTIVPVERIEEVLKLTLLPE, translated from the coding sequence ATGCAACTGGACCATTATGCTAGTTTCCCGACCGAACTGCCGGTCATTTTTGAAGACGGGCTGTTCCTCTACCCGTTCATGATCTCGCCGCTGTTTCTCAAAGACGATGAGAATATCGCGGCGGTGACCTATGCGATCGAACACGACTCGCTTGTCATCGTCTGTCCCACGAAGGAGGGGCAGGAGGGCGAACGCACCCTCGAGAGCATCCATGACGCCGGGGTGATCGGTTCCATTATGCGCAAGGTCTCGCTGCCCGACGGCCGGGTGAAGGTCCTCTTCCAGGGGCTGGCACGGGGCAAGGCGATGGAGGCGCGGGGCGAAGACCCGCTGCGGGTGCTGGTCGATACCATCGACCCCAAGCCTGTCAACGAGATCAAAATGGACGCGATCCTCGAGGTCGTGCGCGAAAAGGTGCGGGCCCTGTCGCAGGTGAGCAACTTCTTCCCGCCGGACCTGCTGCGCACCATCGAGGAGACCCAGGAGTACAACCGCATTGCCGACCTGATCTGCAGCACGGTCAAGCTCCCGAAACAGCGCGCGTATGAGATGTTCGTCGAGGCGGATACCGAACAGCGCCTGCTGCTGCTGATCGACTACCTGATCGAGGAGATCGAAGCGAGCAAGCTGCAGCGCGAGATCCGCACCAAAGTCAACACGAAGATGGAGCAGATCAACAAAGAGTACTTCCTCAAAGAACAGCTCAAAGAGATCCAGCAGGAGCTGGGCGTCGACAACCAGCGCGAAGAGGAGATCGCCGAGTATCGCAAGCAGCTCGAAGCGATGAAAGAACACATGGGTGAAGACGCTTACAAAGAGATCTCCAAGCAGCTCGACCGTTATGCGCGCCTGCACCCCGACTCCGCCGACGCGGGGATGATCCAGGGCTACCTCGAGTGGGTGCTGGAGATCCCCTTCGGCAAACTTGCCAAAAAAGCCCTCAAGATCGAGAACGTCGAGTCCCAGCTCGATGCGGACCACTTCTCCCTTGAAAAACCGAAGAAGCGGATTTCCGAGTTCTTCGCCGTCAAAGAGCTGATGGAGCTTCGGGGCAAAAGCGCGCAGAAGGGCGGCAGTGCCATTCTCTGTTTCGCGGGCCCTCCGGGCGTGGGGAAAACCTCTCTGGCGAACTCCATTGCCACCGCCCTCAAACGCCCCTTGGTCCGGATCGCCCTGGGCGGGCTTGAAGACGTCAATGAGCTGCGCGGGCACCGTCGCACCTACATCGGCGCGATGCCGGGCCGGGTTGTGCAGGGGATCATCGACGCGAAGAAGATGAACCCCGTCGTCGTCCTGGACGAGATCGACAAGGTGGGGATGTCCCACCGCGGTGACCCGACGGCGGCGCTGCTCGAGATTCTTGACCCCGAACAGAACAGCCATTTCCGCGACTATTTCGTCAACTTCGACCTCGATCTGAGCCAGGTGATCTTCATCGCGACGGCCAACGACGTCGGTCGGATCCCGGCCCCGCTGCGCGACCGGATGGAGTTTATCGGTGTGAGCAGTTATACGCCCCAGGAGAAGTTTGAGATCGCCAAGCGATACCTGCTGCCCCAGGAGCTCAAAAAACACGGGCTGAAAAAACAGGAGGTGACGGTCTCCGCACCGGCGATGAAGGAGCTGATCCACAGCTACACCCGGGAAGCCGGGGTGCGCAACCTGCGCCGCCGCATCGCCGACATCGCCCGCAAATCGGCGAAGATGATCCTGGAAGATCCTACGCTGGGCAAAGTCTCGGTGACGGTCAAGAACCTCAAAGAGTTCATGGACAAGACGGTCTTCGAGATCGAGAAGACCGACAACGTCAACCGCGTCGGTGTCGTCAACGGGCTGGCCTGGACCGCCGTCGGCGGGGATGTGCTCAAGATCGAGACGATCCGTATCAAGGGCAAGGGGCAGATGCAGCTCACCGGCAGCCTCGGCGAGGTAATGAAGGAGTCCGCGCGTATCGCGATGAGCGTCGTCAAGACGCAGATCGACAACGGCAAGGTCAAGGTGGACCACGCCATTATCCCTCGCACCTTCAAAGAGCAGGAGGAGCAGACGACGCTGGATGCCAGCGAAGTCTACAAGCGCTACGACCTCCATATCCACGTCCCCGACGGCGCAACGCCCAAGGACGGGCCGAGTGCGGGGATCGCGATGAGCACGGCGATCGCCTCCATCCTGAGCAACAAGCCGGTGCGCGCCGGGATCGCCATGACGGGCGAGGTGTCGCTCAGCGGCAACGTGCTGCCCATCGGCGGGCTCAAGGAGAAACTGATCGCCGCGCACAAGGCGGGAATGCACACGGCGATCATCCCGAAAAAGAACTATGAGCGCGACCTCGACGAGATCCCGGACGAGGTCAAGGAAGTGGTGACGATCGTCCCGGTCGAACGGATCGAAGAGGTGCTCAAACTGACGCTGCTGCCGGAATAA
- a CDS encoding CDP-alcohol phosphatidyltransferase family protein, translating into MKFLYRADNHFNLANLFTMVNIASGLLAVYFISQNNFFTAIIFAWIGGAFDIFDGKIARKYALSNEFGIQLDSFADFLSFVLVPVFLIFQAVYTGLDGALLLLSGAVSIYYVVSGLRRLIQFNINAEEGSVEKYFTGVPTPLGAILLWLAYLTAAYGFTNAYIVMGAMVLIGWLLNSTVKVPHP; encoded by the coding sequence ATGAAATTTCTTTACCGTGCTGACAACCATTTCAATCTGGCCAACCTCTTTACGATGGTCAATATCGCCAGCGGACTCCTGGCCGTCTATTTCATCAGCCAGAACAACTTTTTTACCGCGATCATCTTTGCCTGGATCGGCGGGGCCTTTGATATTTTCGACGGTAAAATCGCGCGTAAATATGCCCTCTCGAACGAGTTCGGTATCCAGCTCGACTCCTTCGCCGACTTCCTCTCCTTTGTGCTGGTACCCGTCTTTCTGATCTTTCAGGCGGTGTACACGGGACTGGACGGCGCACTGTTGCTGCTCTCAGGTGCCGTCAGCATCTACTACGTCGTCAGCGGCCTGCGCCGCCTGATCCAGTTCAACATCAACGCCGAAGAGGGAAGCGTCGAAAAATACTTTACCGGCGTCCCGACCCCGCTCGGCGCCATTTTGCTCTGGCTGGCCTATCTCACCGCCGCCTATGGCTTTACCAACGCCTACATCGTCATGGGGGCGATGGTCCTGATCGGATGGCTGCTCAACTCGACGGTGAAGGTCCCCCACCCGTAG
- a CDS encoding DEAD/DEAH box helicase, whose amino-acid sequence MQTPPIETQDDTVAAPTASFDDFGLRPEILQSIRYAGFKVPSPIQQQAIPLVLEGRDVVGQAHTGTGKTAAFGLPTLNQMALDRGVEALIIVPTRELANQVSDELFKYGKKLGIHTVTVYGGSSYNRQIGLIERGAQVVIATPGRLKDILERNMLADFAPSTVILDEADEMLDMGFLDDINTIFDFLPTDRQTLLFSATMPKPIKALAERILVDPAFVSITQEETTNKDIAQQYYVIEENERDDAIIRLLDAEELEKTIVFCRTKREVDRLSNVLSSVGYNAKGLHGDMEQRQRESVIRGLKENAIDILVATDVAARGIHINDVSHVINYHIPFDPESYVHRIGRTGRAGQKGVAITLVTPLEFKELQRIRKIVGTQMAHSFIPTKQQVQSKQMSRLVNEIETQKIYDEATELFNALCDDMDQTQIAYKLISLLMKNLNVKGPQTIGVPKQRLDKIMEAMERNDRGGRRGGGKPRRGGYNNNRRRQGGERGHGESNQGRSRGGRR is encoded by the coding sequence ATGCAGACACCCCCCATCGAAACACAAGACGATACCGTCGCCGCACCAACGGCCTCCTTTGACGATTTCGGGCTCCGCCCGGAGATCCTCCAGAGCATCCGCTACGCCGGTTTCAAAGTCCCCAGTCCCATTCAGCAGCAGGCGATCCCGCTCGTCCTTGAAGGGCGCGACGTCGTCGGCCAGGCCCATACCGGGACCGGGAAAACCGCCGCCTTCGGCCTGCCGACGCTGAACCAGATGGCCCTTGACCGCGGCGTCGAGGCACTTATTATCGTCCCGACCCGCGAACTGGCCAACCAGGTCAGCGACGAGCTCTTCAAATACGGCAAGAAGCTCGGCATTCACACCGTCACCGTCTACGGCGGCAGCTCCTACAACCGCCAAATCGGCCTGATCGAGCGCGGCGCACAGGTCGTCATCGCCACGCCGGGCCGCCTCAAGGATATCCTCGAGCGCAACATGCTCGCCGATTTCGCCCCCTCCACCGTCATCCTTGACGAAGCGGACGAGATGCTTGACATGGGCTTCCTCGACGACATCAACACGATCTTCGACTTCCTGCCGACGGACCGCCAGACCCTGCTCTTTTCAGCCACGATGCCCAAGCCGATCAAGGCCCTTGCCGAACGTATCCTCGTCGATCCCGCCTTTGTCTCCATCACCCAGGAGGAGACAACGAACAAGGATATCGCGCAGCAGTATTACGTCATCGAAGAGAATGAACGCGACGACGCCATCATCCGCCTGCTCGACGCCGAAGAGCTGGAAAAGACCATCGTCTTCTGCCGCACCAAGCGCGAAGTCGACCGCCTCTCCAATGTCCTCTCCTCCGTCGGCTACAACGCCAAGGGACTCCACGGCGATATGGAGCAGCGCCAGCGCGAATCCGTCATCAGGGGCCTCAAAGAGAATGCAATTGACATTCTTGTCGCCACCGACGTTGCCGCACGCGGGATCCATATCAACGACGTCAGCCACGTCATCAACTACCATATCCCCTTCGATCCCGAGAGCTATGTCCACCGCATCGGCCGGACAGGACGCGCGGGCCAGAAGGGGGTCGCGATCACCCTGGTCACCCCGCTTGAGTTCAAAGAGCTGCAGCGCATCCGCAAGATCGTCGGTACCCAGATGGCCCACTCCTTTATCCCGACAAAACAGCAGGTACAGTCCAAACAGATGTCCCGCCTGGTCAACGAGATCGAAACACAGAAGATCTACGATGAAGCGACCGAACTCTTTAACGCGCTGTGCGATGACATGGACCAGACACAGATCGCCTACAAGCTCATCTCGCTGCTGATGAAGAACCTGAACGTCAAAGGACCGCAGACGATCGGTGTCCCCAAACAGCGCCTGGATAAGATCATGGAAGCGATGGAACGCAACGATAGAGGCGGACGTCGCGGCGGCGGCAAACCGCGTCGCGGCGGCTATAACAACAACCGCCGCCGCCAAGGCGGCGAACGCGGCCACGGCGAGTCGAATCAGGGCCGCTCCCGCGGCGGACGCCGCTAG
- a CDS encoding outer membrane protein assembly factor BamD: protein MIKQTIATLITLLVLFGGCTKELDEYNKPAAYWYEKMVAAVSDGNLDKADNYYSSLQSEHIGSPLLPEATMIMAIAHLQSEEYLLAEHFLTEYIKRYATPAEREYAEYMKVKAKYMALPNPRRDQGLINEAIAEGERFLRLYPRSTYAPVVDTMVTRLYLAEAALNESIAELYDRLDKPKAAAFYRGKKPQPWIDWEKVDPAQTAWYRRIFEGDGHASWYAFIIPDTQSVVSRHSYNDVADENRTDMKEE, encoded by the coding sequence ATGATAAAACAAACAATTGCAACCCTGATAACGCTGCTGGTCCTTTTCGGCGGCTGTACCAAAGAACTTGACGAATACAACAAACCGGCCGCGTACTGGTACGAGAAGATGGTCGCGGCCGTTTCCGACGGCAACCTCGACAAGGCGGACAACTACTACAGCTCCCTGCAGAGCGAGCATATCGGCTCGCCGCTGCTGCCCGAGGCGACGATGATCATGGCGATCGCACACCTGCAGTCGGAGGAGTACCTGCTCGCCGAGCATTTCCTGACCGAATACATCAAGCGCTACGCGACCCCCGCCGAACGCGAGTACGCCGAGTATATGAAGGTCAAGGCCAAATACATGGCTCTGCCGAACCCGCGCCGCGACCAGGGGCTGATCAACGAGGCGATCGCGGAGGGCGAGCGTTTCCTGCGCCTCTACCCCCGTTCGACGTACGCCCCGGTCGTCGATACGATGGTCACGCGGCTCTACCTCGCCGAAGCGGCCCTGAACGAATCGATCGCGGAGCTCTACGACCGGCTTGACAAACCGAAAGCCGCCGCGTTCTACCGCGGGAAAAAACCCCAGCCGTGGATCGACTGGGAAAAAGTGGACCCGGCGCAGACGGCGTGGTACCGGCGGATCTTCGAAGGCGACGGCCATGCGAGCTGGTACGCCTTCATCATCCCCGACACCCAGAGCGTTGTCTCCCGCCACAGTTACAATGACGTAGCCGATGAAAACCGAACCGATATGAAGGAAGAGTAA
- a CDS encoding DNA recombination protein RmuC has product MPVDTMTPYQIVPLVIALLLAAAALYMLLLLRRRGAALEAAREAAEAQQAVLQQRDQELIRLNDTLAWRAKEEARLQGSVEAGTLQFENARQAHQRLERDFAVLQTRYEEAQKQHTEQLRLLDEAKQALGAQFEGLAHKIFEQKAKTFDAANQQQLQLLLKPFREQIDAFSKQTQSQYVEESKERHLLKSEIERLKVLNERIAEDALNLTNALKGETKTQGNWGEIVLERVLESSGLRPGHEYETQGTYKDEKGNMLRPDVVVFLPQERCVIIDSKVSLVAYEQFMSSDDSEQKAKALRQHLVSINAHIKGLSEKRYENLPGMRTLDFVLLFMPIEGAFHLALQNDSGLFKKAYDARIIIVSPSTLLATLRTIENIWRTEQQQQNAAEIARQAEALYDKFVGFVEDMERIGDQLGKTQGQWEAAMNKLSSGKGNLIRRAEQMKKLGLSPKKALPGKDEGTE; this is encoded by the coding sequence ATGCCCGTGGATACTATGACCCCTTACCAGATTGTTCCTCTCGTGATAGCCCTGCTGCTGGCGGCTGCGGCGCTGTACATGCTGCTGCTTCTGCGCCGGCGGGGGGCGGCCCTGGAGGCGGCGCGGGAGGCCGCCGAAGCGCAGCAGGCGGTGCTTCAGCAGCGCGACCAGGAGCTTATCCGGCTGAACGATACGCTGGCGTGGCGCGCGAAAGAGGAGGCGCGGCTTCAGGGCAGCGTGGAAGCGGGGACGCTGCAGTTCGAAAACGCCCGGCAGGCCCACCAGCGCCTGGAACGCGATTTTGCGGTGCTGCAGACCCGCTACGAGGAGGCGCAGAAGCAGCATACGGAGCAGCTCCGCCTGCTCGATGAGGCGAAGCAGGCGCTCGGCGCACAGTTCGAAGGGCTGGCGCATAAGATCTTCGAACAGAAGGCGAAGACCTTTGACGCCGCGAATCAGCAGCAGCTGCAGCTTTTGCTCAAACCCTTCCGCGAACAGATCGACGCTTTCTCCAAGCAGACACAAAGCCAATATGTCGAAGAGAGCAAGGAACGCCACCTGCTCAAAAGCGAGATCGAACGACTCAAGGTGCTTAACGAACGGATCGCCGAGGATGCGCTCAATCTGACAAACGCCCTCAAGGGGGAGACGAAGACCCAGGGGAACTGGGGGGAGATCGTGCTGGAGCGGGTGCTGGAGAGCTCGGGGCTTCGTCCGGGCCACGAGTACGAGACCCAGGGCACCTACAAGGACGAAAAGGGGAATATGCTGCGTCCCGACGTCGTCGTGTTCCTCCCCCAGGAGCGCTGCGTCATCATCGACTCCAAGGTCTCCCTTGTCGCCTACGAACAGTTTATGAGCAGCGACGACTCCGAGCAGAAAGCCAAAGCGCTCCGCCAGCATCTGGTCTCGATCAATGCCCATATCAAAGGGCTCTCCGAAAAGCGTTACGAAAACCTGCCGGGGATGCGGACGCTGGATTTCGTCCTGCTTTTCATGCCGATCGAGGGGGCGTTCCACCTGGCCCTGCAGAACGACAGCGGGCTCTTTAAAAAAGCGTACGATGCCCGTATCATCATCGTCAGCCCATCGACCCTGCTGGCGACGCTGCGCACCATCGAGAATATCTGGCGGACCGAGCAGCAGCAGCAAAACGCCGCGGAGATTGCGCGGCAGGCGGAAGCGCTGTATGACAAGTTCGTCGGATTCGTCGAGGACATGGAGCGCATCGGCGACCAGCTCGGCAAAACCCAGGGACAGTGGGAGGCGGCGATGAACAAGCTCTCCAGCGGGAAGGGGAACCTGATCCGCCGCGCAGAACAGATGAAGAAGCTCGGGCTCAGTCCGAAAAAAGCACTGCCGGGCAAGGATGAGGGGACGGAATGA
- a CDS encoding HAMP domain-containing sensor histidine kinase: MKRDGVLPWLIATIPVLFAFIAESILYTLYDGDPQQDTLIVGTAFVTLTVLLSILFSGYWGYTLLLRYREQVRLRDNALQEFNATVDARVEDAVEGQRRSDRLGMQRSLTNAMDETVGLVASRWREPLQRLATLPEKGGDRSEQAEAAALIATSMLESLGEWQEFFRPDTVREAVDLSEAVQSALSLLALELAETDIRVETRLECSMTLSLYRNEIIRVLISLLHNAKEALVERRIALPRIEIECYETGQFVVIRLCDNAGGVAADIADRIFEPYFSTKGDNRAAGLGLYMARNIVEEHCNGELSFDNIEQGACFYLKIGKHQTEEEE, from the coding sequence ATGAAACGCGACGGAGTGCTCCCCTGGCTGATTGCGACGATCCCTGTGCTCTTCGCCTTCATTGCTGAGAGCATTCTCTATACGCTGTATGATGGCGACCCGCAGCAGGATACCTTGATCGTCGGCACTGCCTTTGTCACCCTGACGGTCCTACTCTCCATTCTTTTTTCCGGCTATTGGGGGTACACGCTGCTGTTGCGCTACCGTGAGCAGGTGCGCCTTCGCGACAACGCGCTGCAGGAGTTCAATGCGACGGTAGATGCCAGGGTAGAGGATGCGGTGGAGGGGCAGCGCCGCAGCGACCGCCTGGGGATGCAGCGTTCGCTGACGAATGCCATGGACGAGACGGTCGGACTGGTCGCAAGCCGTTGGCGAGAGCCGCTGCAACGGCTCGCCACGCTCCCGGAAAAAGGTGGCGACCGGTCGGAGCAGGCGGAAGCCGCGGCACTGATCGCGACATCAATGCTCGAAAGCCTGGGGGAGTGGCAGGAGTTCTTCCGCCCCGATACCGTCCGCGAAGCCGTGGATCTCTCCGAAGCCGTGCAGAGCGCGCTCTCCCTGCTGGCGCTCGAATTGGCTGAAACGGATATCCGGGTCGAGACGCGCCTGGAGTGCTCGATGACCCTCTCTCTCTACCGGAACGAGATTATCCGGGTATTGATCAGCCTGCTTCATAATGCGAAGGAGGCCCTGGTCGAACGGCGGATCGCACTGCCGCGCATCGAGATCGAGTGCTATGAAACGGGGCAGTTCGTCGTCATCCGCCTCTGTGACAATGCCGGCGGGGTGGCGGCGGACATCGCCGACCGGATCTTCGAACCCTACTTTTCGACCAAGGGCGACAACCGTGCCGCCGGCCTCGGGCTCTACATGGCCCGCAACATCGTCGAGGAGCATTGCAACGGCGAGCTGAGCTTTGACAATATCGAACAAGGCGCCTGCTTTTACCTGAAAATCGGCAAACACCAGACGGAGGAAGAGGAATGA